One Prunus dulcis chromosome 8, ALMONDv2, whole genome shotgun sequence DNA window includes the following coding sequences:
- the LOC117638118 gene encoding uncharacterized protein LOC117638118: protein MEYSQVSTDDGEAEVKEKRGVSYNFYLHPCHFLEEAVRAFFKCLGIENRAQEEKDDGQKDTQTNPNKIAPSTSQAELQGDAADPSVTATDTTEADPAPSSTTTQTSEVAASSRVVRPPITTGEGGQIN, encoded by the exons ATGGAGTACTCACAAGTATCAACTGATGATGGGGAGGCGGAGgtgaaagagaagagaggtgTTTCCTATAATTTCTACTTACACCCATGCCACTTCCTTGAAGAAGCAGTTAGGGCCTTTTTCAAGTGTTTGGGTATAGAGAATAGAGCACAGGAGGAAAAAGATGATGGGCAAAAAGACACTCAAACAAACCCTAATAAAATTGCTCCTTCAACCTCCCAAGCAGAGCTACAAGGTGATGCTGCAGATCCATCAGTCACAGCAACAGACACAACAGAAGCTGATCCAGCTCCATCTTCAACTACTACACAAACCTCC GAAGTTGCTGCAAGCTCAAGGGTTGTTAGACCACCAATAACCACGGGGGAAGGTGGGCAGATCAATTAA